One genomic region from Leifsonia poae encodes:
- a CDS encoding MFS transporter, translated as MTSSTPSVLPARVRPYALIVAIFIFIEVTGIFEQTMIYVAIPTLMGVFTLDAASISWAITVFLLVGAGTAAIAGRLGDLYGRKKVLVVLLIISAAGSIISLVFGSYEAILLGRALQGTSAALFPLLVGIAREVVPAPRVPVLVSLTTGSAIIGGSLGALAAGILIETSGWHSMFVASGILAVIAIGAAALLPRSVVAAGERPRLDILGGVLLAPAVAAVLFGFTTARGTGFTPFVIILIAIGLVLFAFWIVLELRLKNPMFNLRLFKQRQLVLALIITALVGLGIFAAGGLIGPILQQGAVTNPVGLGLTPTQAGLYGLITGAVGFILSPVGGRVAAKFGAKITLGFGISLAVIGFGGFALFVHDLPLAITATVVSGVGTALILAGLPNLIVELVLPQNTGEAIGIIYSTGRTIFQAIGTAVAGFILASSVVEGGTAPTLQAWYGVIAFIAITGVLALVLTIIVKKVKPMDQRGEVVEAVAEVQAETAEESATPTR; from the coding sequence ATGACGTCTTCCACACCCAGCGTTCTCCCTGCCCGGGTCAGACCGTACGCCCTGATCGTCGCGATATTCATCTTCATCGAGGTGACGGGAATCTTCGAACAGACGATGATCTATGTCGCCATCCCGACACTCATGGGCGTGTTCACCCTCGACGCGGCGAGCATCTCATGGGCGATCACGGTGTTCCTTCTGGTGGGAGCCGGGACCGCCGCAATCGCGGGCAGGCTTGGCGACCTCTACGGTCGCAAGAAGGTGCTCGTTGTGCTGCTGATCATCTCAGCGGCAGGCTCGATCATCAGCCTGGTGTTCGGCAGCTATGAGGCGATCCTCCTGGGACGAGCGCTGCAGGGGACGAGTGCAGCCCTGTTCCCGCTGCTAGTCGGTATTGCGCGGGAAGTCGTGCCCGCGCCTCGAGTTCCCGTACTCGTCTCGCTCACCACCGGCTCGGCCATCATCGGTGGTTCACTGGGCGCCCTCGCGGCGGGCATTCTGATCGAGACAAGCGGATGGCACAGCATGTTCGTCGCATCTGGAATCCTCGCCGTGATCGCCATCGGAGCGGCTGCATTGCTTCCGCGTTCCGTTGTCGCCGCCGGCGAGAGGCCGCGTCTCGACATCCTTGGTGGCGTCCTCCTTGCGCCCGCGGTTGCGGCGGTGCTCTTCGGATTCACGACTGCCCGCGGCACCGGTTTCACCCCGTTCGTCATCATCCTGATCGCCATAGGCCTGGTCCTGTTCGCGTTCTGGATCGTGCTCGAGCTCCGCCTGAAAAACCCGATGTTCAACCTGCGGCTCTTCAAGCAGCGGCAGCTCGTGCTCGCTCTAATCATCACTGCCCTCGTCGGACTGGGCATCTTCGCGGCAGGCGGACTTATCGGCCCCATCCTGCAGCAGGGGGCGGTGACGAATCCGGTGGGACTCGGGTTGACTCCAACCCAGGCTGGCCTCTACGGCCTCATCACCGGTGCTGTGGGGTTCATCCTCTCGCCAGTCGGAGGGCGGGTCGCGGCGAAGTTCGGCGCCAAGATCACGCTCGGTTTCGGCATCAGCCTCGCTGTGATCGGCTTCGGCGGATTCGCGCTCTTCGTCCACGACCTGCCTCTCGCCATCACCGCGACTGTCGTTTCAGGAGTTGGCACCGCCCTCATCCTGGCGGGCTTGCCGAATCTCATCGTCGAACTCGTGCTTCCGCAGAACACCGGTGAGGCGATCGGGATCATCTACTCGACCGGTCGCACGATCTTCCAAGCGATCGGGACAGCGGTGGCCGGGTTCATCCTCGCCTCCAGCGTCGTCGAAGGTGGAACAGCGCCGACGTTGCAGGCCTGGTATGGCGTCATCGCCTTCATCGCGATCACGGGCGTGCTCGCCCTGGTGCTCACGATCATCGTCAAGAAGGTCAAGCCGATGGACCAGCGCGGCGAGGTAGTCGAGGCCGTGGCCGAGGTGCAAGCCGAAACGGCGGAAGAGTCGGCGACGCCCACTCGCTGA
- a CDS encoding aldolase/citrate lyase family protein — translation MSKRTSPLVALLEEDKPTFALWVNYYGVGADYQTAAAAQANKNYDFLLYDLEHQPYDLGQLRRFLWDLIDPAEVAAVGRGAIKPVIARLPSNGREPNEWVVKQVLDTGVAGIMMPHIETAEEALSVVAAARYPQKPAAPDFLPEGHRGFSPAVPQRYWGFGPMEIDDFLDAADVWGLDPAGELVLVFIIESRLGVENIREIARALSDANVKAILWAGGGDLSLSYGESFMLDNSPNTIAGIEAILAAGKEFGLPVGMNHTLQAETDYAKGARAFFSIGPSSLGGAPTTPEVRAALGRS, via the coding sequence ATGTCAAAACGAACTAGCCCTCTCGTCGCACTGCTCGAGGAGGACAAGCCCACCTTCGCACTCTGGGTCAATTACTACGGAGTCGGCGCCGACTATCAAACGGCCGCCGCTGCGCAGGCGAACAAGAATTACGACTTCTTGCTCTACGACCTCGAGCACCAGCCCTACGATCTCGGGCAGTTGAGGAGGTTCCTCTGGGACCTCATCGACCCCGCCGAAGTCGCCGCTGTTGGCCGTGGCGCCATCAAGCCCGTCATCGCGCGTCTCCCCTCGAACGGACGTGAACCCAACGAATGGGTCGTCAAACAGGTGCTCGACACCGGTGTGGCGGGAATCATGATGCCGCACATCGAGACAGCCGAGGAGGCGCTGAGCGTGGTTGCTGCGGCGCGCTACCCGCAGAAGCCCGCAGCCCCCGACTTCCTGCCCGAGGGGCACCGCGGGTTCAGCCCCGCCGTCCCGCAGCGGTACTGGGGCTTCGGCCCCATGGAGATCGACGATTTCCTGGATGCTGCGGACGTCTGGGGTCTCGACCCCGCCGGTGAGCTCGTCCTGGTCTTCATCATCGAGAGCAGGCTCGGTGTCGAGAACATCCGCGAGATCGCGCGTGCCCTCAGCGACGCGAACGTGAAGGCCATCCTCTGGGCCGGAGGCGGCGACCTGTCGCTGTCATACGGTGAGTCCTTCATGCTCGACAACTCCCCGAACACGATTGCGGGCATCGAAGCCATCCTCGCCGCGGGCAAGGAGTTCGGCCTGCCGGTCGGGATGAACCACACCCTTCAGGCCGAGACCGACTACGCCAAGGGCGCGCGCGCCTTCTTCTCGATCGGGCCGTCCAGTCTGGGGGGAGCGCCCACCACGCCCGAGGTTCGCGCCGCACTGGGACGCAGCTGA
- a CDS encoding cyclase family protein, which translates to MPALPSVEETLGYFDSLSNWGRWGSDDRLGTLNLITPEKRVAAARLVMSGESISLSRNINPEDPDPLGTGLAVVQRFMGLGEVEQHMGKGAARFDGITEQVHIAAHGANTHLDGLAHYAWDGKTYNGFDLSEITSLGGSKKLSVHDAHAGIVSRGVLVDIPALLGVEWLDFSYAIGPEEIDAALERQGVVLRPGDVLLVHTGYVARTLAEGRNDPRRPNQPGLHAGCLPFLKEHDIAVLGSDAIQDVQPSGFPTLDLLRPIHAVGLVALGLWLIDNMELTELANRCRETNRYEFFFAMLPWRMMGVTSSATNPIALF; encoded by the coding sequence ATGCCGGCGCTCCCGTCCGTCGAAGAGACACTCGGCTACTTCGACTCCCTGTCGAACTGGGGCAGGTGGGGATCCGACGACCGACTCGGCACGCTCAACCTCATCACCCCCGAGAAGCGCGTGGCCGCTGCCCGGCTTGTGATGAGCGGGGAGAGCATCTCGCTGTCGCGCAACATCAACCCCGAGGATCCCGACCCGCTCGGCACGGGCCTGGCTGTCGTGCAGCGCTTCATGGGACTGGGCGAGGTCGAGCAGCACATGGGAAAGGGTGCTGCCCGGTTCGACGGCATCACCGAACAGGTGCACATTGCGGCGCACGGCGCCAATACTCACCTCGACGGGCTCGCGCACTATGCGTGGGACGGTAAGACATACAACGGCTTCGACCTCTCCGAGATCACCTCACTCGGGGGGTCGAAGAAGCTCTCAGTGCACGACGCTCACGCAGGGATCGTCTCGCGAGGGGTTCTTGTCGACATTCCCGCGTTGCTCGGCGTGGAGTGGCTGGACTTCAGCTACGCGATCGGCCCCGAGGAAATCGACGCGGCGCTAGAGCGACAGGGTGTCGTACTGAGGCCGGGTGATGTCCTGCTCGTGCACACAGGTTATGTCGCCCGGACGCTCGCGGAAGGGCGCAACGACCCCCGCCGGCCGAACCAGCCCGGACTGCATGCCGGATGCCTCCCGTTCCTCAAGGAGCACGACATCGCCGTGCTCGGCAGCGACGCCATCCAGGATGTTCAGCCGTCGGGTTTCCCGACGCTCGACCTCCTCCGGCCGATCCACGCCGTGGGACTGGTCGCGCTGGGGCTCTGGCTCATCGACAACATGGAGCTCACCGAACTCGCCAACAGATGTCGGGAGACGAATCGCTACGAGTTCTTCTTCGCCATGCTGCCGTGGCGCATGATGGGAGTGACGTCGAGCGCCACCAACCCGATCGCACTGTTCTAG